In Edaphobacter aggregans, the sequence GCTTCAAAACACTGTTGCCGTAACGCCGCCCCAGAGAAAACCACATCGTATCGGCGATCATGCAAGCCGCCAGAACCGCGAAAAGAACATAAATATGGTGAATCCGATGCGTCGCCGTAAGTGTCCCGGCCGTCAGCAGCAACGGGATGCTCGGAATAGGCACACCAACCTGTTCCACCAGGACCCAGAGGAAGATGATCAGGTACGCGTAATGGATGAAGAAAACTAACGCGATTGGCATGACGGTATATCCAAAGAGTCTTAACAGTAGCTCATGGGGACTGTCAATTGGATGCAAAACAGACCTTAAAGATACAGAGCCGCCGATGAGCCAGTCAGGCCAACTCTCCCCTCAACAACAAAAAGAAGAAGCCGCCCACAAAGGTGAGCGGCTTAGCGAAAAGTCTTTGCCTTGCGGACCCGACTTATTTGACGGTAACGTCCGGAGTAACCGAGAACCCGGGCCGAAGCGCCAGATCGCTATCCTCCTGCTCGAAATTTGTGAAGTCGACGCGCACCGGAATACGCTGTACAACCTTCACAAAGTTACCCGTAGCGTTCTCAGGGGGAAATAGTGAGAGCCGCGAACCGGTAGCTCCGCCGATCTGCGACACCTTGCCGTGGAACCTGCGGCCGCCCAGCGCATCCACCCGGATGACGACCGACTGCCCCGCACTCATTCTCTCCAGCTGTGTCTCCTTGAAGTTCGCCGTCACCCACAGGTTGGTCAGGGGAACGATCGTCATCAGATCCTGCCCGACAGAGAGGTTCGCCCCTGCGTTCACATTCTTCCTGTTGATGATTCCGGCAGTCGGCGCCGTGACACGCGTGTACGAAAGGTTCAGCTTTGCCTGATCGACCTTGGCCTGCGCCTGTCTGACATCCGCCAGCGCTGCCTGTGCCCTCGCCTGCTGTGCCTTGACCTGCTGCGGCCCATTCTTTACCGACTCAACCGCCTGAGAACGCGACTGCGCAAGCTTCTGTTGATACTGGCGCACGGCCTCCTGCTGAGCGATCAGCGTCGACTCTGCCTCGAGCACGGCCGCGCGATTCGCCGCAGCCTGCGCAACGGCAGCATCAAACTGCTGCTTGGAGATAACATCCTTCTCCACCAACGGCTTGTACCGATCCACATCCAGGTCCGATTTGATTGCATTGGCCTTCGCCTGGTCGATCCGCGCCTGGGCTGCCTGCACCTGCTTCTGCGCCTGAGCCACCGCCGCCTGCGAACCCTGCACGTCAGAACTCGTCGTGCTGATGCTTGTGCTCGACGTGATGCTCGTAATCGGCACAGTGACATTGGCCTGAATCGCAGCTGCCTCGGCGCTGGCCAGGTTCGCCTGCGCCTGCTCGAGCGCCACCTGATAATCCTTCGGGTCGATCTCAAGCAGCAGATCGCCGGCCTTCACCTGCTGATTGTCCTCGACGTAGACCTTGATCACCTGTCCGGCGACGCGCGAGCTCACCTGATACAGAACCCCATCGACCTGCGCATCATCCGTGCTCTCGGTAAAGGTGGAGTGCCACCAGAAGAGACCTCCTCCAATCAACAGAACCACGATCACCGCAATAACAATCAGCTTGCGGCGGGACTTCTTCTCCGGTGATTCTTCTTCTGTAACAACGTCGTTATTCTGCACCGCTGCGTCTGCCAAGTTACTTCCCTCCGAGATAGTCTTTGTAATTCGTCTGCGCGACACCAAGAGCACGGGCCAAGGCCAGCTTGGCAACGTTGTGCTGGTACAGTGCGCTAATGTATTGGTCGTTCGCCTGTTCGGTCTGCGACTGAGCCTGCGACACAGGCAGATTGTCCGAGACCCCGGCGTGGAAGCGCTGCTGCGCCTCGCTCAAAGCCTCATTCGCCAACTCGACATTCGAGTGCGTCGCCTCAACCAGCTTCGAAGCCGCCTGAATATCCAGCAGGCTGTTGCGAACATCCTGATTGATCTGCTGCGCCTGATCCGAAAGCTTCGCCCGCGCCTGCTCAAACTGCGCGCTGGCTACTTCTTCCTGTCCCTTCGTCTTGGCAATCTGCAGGATCGGCATCGTAATCTGCCCCGTAGCGGTATAGCTGCTGTGGGAATGCCCCGGCGTAGTACCCAGTGCACCAAAATCACCCGTGAAGCTCGCCACCGGAAGCTGGTACGCCCACGCAGACCTACTCTCCGCGCTCGCCGCCAACACCTGCTCCTGCGAAGCCTGCAAATCCTTGCGAGTCTTCAGTGCACCTTCAAATGCCGTCTGCGGATCAACCTGATCGAACGCGGCATAGGGCACACGGTCGGTCAGTTGGAACTCCTGTGCCAGCGGCAACCCGATCGCCCGTGCCAACGCAAGCTTGGACTTCTCAAACTCGTTCTTCGCCGAAATCAGGTTCTGCTGAATGTTCTGATAATCAACCTGCGCCCGCAGCACGTCGAGCTTCGGGCTCGTACCTGCATCATGAGCGGCCACGGCCTGATCCAGCGTCAATTTCGACGTCGCCAGCTCCGCGGTCACCGCTTCGATCCGGGCATTGTCGGCAATGGCAAGCAGATAGGCATTCCCAACCGTCAGCACCACAAGATCACGCGCATCGGCGGCAGTAAGCTTCGCCCCGGCAAAATTATGCTTCGCCGCAATATAGTTCTGCAGCGCCGACACATTGAACAAGTTCTGCGTCAGATACCCGCGAAAGTCCACGACCTGAAACGGCCCGACGATCGGGTTCAGCCCCGGAAACTTCAGTCCATAAGCCGCAAGGTTCACCTGCTGCACGTTGATGCTGACCGCCCCGGTCGCCGTAGGCAGAAGCGCCTGCAACTGCTCCAGCCGCTGACCATTCGCGCTGCTCTGAGCCGAATCCTGCAGGATCAACCCAAGATTCGCCTTCAATCCTCGCTGAATCGCATCATCAAGCGACAGATCGAGCACCGTCCCAGTCGCAGTGCCCTGAACCACACTGCCTTTGAACGAGTCCTGCGACGGCTGGGCCCCGTTCTCGCCCGCTGCCTCATAAAGATTCTGCTGCGCTCCAGCGATGGCAGAGCTCTGAGTCGGCGTACTCGGCCCCGTCGCTGTAGGCCGCGGCTGGTTCCCCGACGGCTGTGCCACCGACTGCGCGAGCGCCGGAAGTCCCGGCACAATCAGGCACAGTCCAAGCGTCATCTGCATCCGGGCACGGCTCACTGCTCTGTCTTTACTCATTGAGTTGTTCGTAACCTGCATATTTTCAGTTTATTTCAGTTCATCGCCCGCATACCCGCTGCAAACCGGTGGCTGCGAAAAAACATCTGCGTATTCTTGAGATGCTCTAAGTTGTGCAGAATCTTCAAAAAACATTACAGAAGTGAAAATCTTTGCCGCCCAATGGGTAGACGCGAGCTATCGGTCCGCCCGACACAAATCATTGGACTTATCCCCTTTTAATATCCTCCCGGATTCCAGCCTCCGGATACACTGCTCCAACGAACCATTGCAGTGGGAGAAAGCAGCATGATTCTCGGCATCGATGTAGGCACCGGAGGCACACGAGCCGTCTTGATCGACCGTCAGGGCAGCATCCTCGCCTCCCATGCGAGCGAACACGCTCCCGTCCGCTCCGAGCACATCGGCTGGGCCGAGCAGGACCCCCAGGACTGGTGGCGTGCCACCCGCGAAGCCATCGCCGGGGTAATGGCGGCTAGCGAATCTGCCGGAGCCGAGATCGAAGCCGTCGGCCTCACCGGCCAGATGCACGGCTGTGTCATGCTCGACGCTGACGGCGAAGTCCTCCGCTCCGCGCTCATCTGGGCCGACCAGCGCACCCAGCCCCAATGCGACTGGCTCACCGAAAAAATCGGCTTCGAGCGCCTCATCGAGCTCACCTGCAACCCCGCCCTGCCCAACTTCACCCTCACCAAGCTCCTCTGGGTACGCGACCACCAGCCCGAAATCTTCGCCCGCATCGCCCACGTCCTCTGCCCCAAGGACTACGTCCGCTACCGCCTCACCGGCGAGTTCGCTATGGACATGCAGGAGGCCAGCGGCACCCTCCTCCTCGACGTCACCAACCGCCGCTGGTCCCCCGAAGTCGCTGAAGCCGCCGGCATCCCCATGGAGTGGCTCCCCCGCCTCTTCGAAGGCCCCGAGATCTGCGCTCGCATCAGCACCGAAGGCGCCGCAGCCACCGGCCTCGCTCAAGGCACACCCGTAGCCGCCGGAGCGGGAGACCAGGGCGCCGGAGCCGTTGGCATGGGCATCCTCTCGCCCGGCTCCGTCTCGGCCACCATCGGCACCAGCGGAGTCGTCTTCGCCGCCACCGACGCCCCCACCAAAGACCGTCTCGGCCGCCTCCACACCTTCTGCCACGCCGCGCCCGGCCGCTGGCACGTCATGGGAGTCACCAACGGAGCCGGCCTCAGCCTCCGCTACTTCCGCGACACCTTCGCCCCCGAAATCGACTACCAGAAGCTCTCCCTCGAAGCCGCGACAGCTCCTCCCGGCTCCGATGGCCTCCTCTGGGTCCCCTACCTCTTCGGCGAGCGTACCCCTCACCTCGACCCCAACGCCCGCGCAGCCTTCATCGGCATCACCGCCTCGCACACCCGAGGCCACTTCATCCGCGCCGTCCTCGAAGGCGTGGCTCTCAGCCTGCGCGACACCTTCACCCTCTTCCACGAGCTCGGCGTCCCCATCAAAGCCATCCGACTCGGCGGAGGCGGAGCCCGCGGCCCACTCTGGCGTCAGATTCAGGCCGACGTCTACGGCCAGCCGGTCGAACTCCTCGAAGCCGAAGAAGGCGGAGCCTTCGGAGCTGCTCTTCTAGCCGGAACCGGTATCGGAGTCTGGCCCACCGTCGACGCAGCCTGCGCCGCCACCATCCGCGTAGCCCAGACCATCCCCCCGCAAAACGCCGAAGCCATGAACGCCGCCTACCACCAGTACCGCAAAATCTATCCAGCCCTCAGAACTATCGCAAAAGCCTGACCGAGCGCACTCACCCAGTCAACACCGAGCATTTCTTCAGAAAATCAGGATCGATATCCACCCCGAACCCCGGCCCCGACGGCACCTGAATAACGCCGTTGCTGTCGCTCCTAAGGCTCGATGTGTCACAGTGATAAGGCAATTCGTTATTAAACTCCTTGAACTCGTGATACGGCCCCGAGTTCGATATCGCCGATACAAAATGCATCATGTACACATACCCCAGTCCCGTCGATGAGATATGCGGTATGCACTGCTTCCCAAAGGCATTCGCCATCCGCGCCACCTGCATGCAGCGAATCATGCCGCCGAAGTAAAACATATCCTGCTGCACAATCGAGAGACCGCCGTTAGCAATCAGCCAGCGGAAATTATGGGTGCTGGGCTCCTGCTCTCCCCCGGCAATCGGAATATCAAGAGCATCGGCAACCTGCCGAGTCTCCTCATACCAGTCGAACGGAACAGGCTCCTCATAGAAGGCATACTTGTACTCCTGCATAAGCTTACCGATGGGGATGGCTTCAGCGGGCGTATAGGATCCGTTGGAGTCGGCGGAGATCACCATCTGATCGCCGAAGGTCTTGCGGACAAGCGGTATCAGCTTCTCGCTCCGTCCCACCGGATACTCCGCATGAGACATCCGCCCGCCAAGCTTGAACTTGATTGCCTTGGCATTCGAGATCGCAACGTCACGCTTCAGATGATCAATAGTCTCTTCGGCCGAGATATCGCGCTCCCCATTCGCCTGGTATACCGAAATCCGGTCGTTATAAATCTTGTCGCCGATCAGCAGCCCTATCGGCTTCTTCGCCATTTTGCCGAACATATCCAGAATCGCGAACTCAATCGTCGCAATCGGAACCCAGATCGCGAGTCCCTGCGCCTTGTAGTTGTTTTCATACACGGTAGCGGCAGGAATCAGCTCCTCGATGTCACGCGCATCCTTCCCAATAAAAAACGGAGCGATATGCTTCACGAACATCGGGTACAGCACCTCCATCTGCTGCGCATTCGAGACGGACAGCCCCTCATGCCCATCCTTGGAACGCACGCGGCAGAGATACTGCTTCTTGTTGTGCAGCAACTCGATCGACTCGATGATGACCGGATCGGCAAAAAGCTCGCGCTTGAAGACCGGCTGTTTCAGGATGGCGTCAAGCTTGGCATACCTCTCTTTGAGAGTCCCGGGCAAACCATGCCGTGGTGCATTGAGAAACTGAGCCCGCGCTGCAGTAGGGATGGCCCCTGCAATCGCGCCACTTGAAAGAGTATTCGTAATAAAGCGGCGCCGTGTGGTGTTCATGATGATGCGATCTCCCTGAGCGGGCTGGTCGATTCAGCCCTCGATGCCAGTCTAACGAAAGACCATCAAGGCACGCCGACCGAACATAATGTCTTGCCAATGCGTGTACGCTAAGCGATGCTTAGAGCCGATGCCCGCTAAGAACACTCTCGCGTCGCCCTCTGAGGAGGCGACAAATCCGTCTTCACAACCCGGAAAACGCATAAGCGGCACAGGGCAGATGGCAGACCTCGTCCGGACGCACGATTGGAGTTCTACCGCCCTCGGCCCCATCGATACCTGGTCGGACATTCTCCTCTGCTCCGTCAATCTCATGCTCTCCTGCCAGTTCCCTACCGTCATCTTCTGGGGACCGGAGATGATCCAGTTCTACAACGACGGCTACCTCCCTCTCATGACAGAAAAACACCCTCGAGCACTAGGCCAGGCGGCACCCGAGTGCTGGAGGGAGGCTTGGCACATCGTCGGCCCTCAGGCTGAGGCTGTCATGATGCGGGGTGAGACCACCTATAAAGAGAATGTCCTCATCCCCGTAACACGCAACGGCCGCCTCCAGG encodes:
- a CDS encoding HlyD family secretion protein; this translates as MADAAVQNNDVVTEEESPEKKSRRKLIVIAVIVVLLIGGGLFWWHSTFTESTDDAQVDGVLYQVSSRVAGQVIKVYVEDNQQVKAGDLLLEIDPKDYQVALEQAQANLASAEAAAIQANVTVPITSITSSTSISTTSSDVQGSQAAVAQAQKQVQAAQARIDQAKANAIKSDLDVDRYKPLVEKDVISKQQFDAAVAQAAANRAAVLEAESTLIAQQEAVRQYQQKLAQSRSQAVESVKNGPQQVKAQQARAQAALADVRQAQAKVDQAKLNLSYTRVTAPTAGIINRKNVNAGANLSVGQDLMTIVPLTNLWVTANFKETQLERMSAGQSVVIRVDALGGRRFHGKVSQIGGATGSRLSLFPPENATGNFVKVVQRIPVRVDFTNFEQEDSDLALRPGFSVTPDVTVK
- a CDS encoding TolC family protein, which gives rise to MSKDRAVSRARMQMTLGLCLIVPGLPALAQSVAQPSGNQPRPTATGPSTPTQSSAIAGAQQNLYEAAGENGAQPSQDSFKGSVVQGTATGTVLDLSLDDAIQRGLKANLGLILQDSAQSSANGQRLEQLQALLPTATGAVSINVQQVNLAAYGLKFPGLNPIVGPFQVVDFRGYLTQNLFNVSALQNYIAAKHNFAGAKLTAADARDLVVLTVGNAYLLAIADNARIEAVTAELATSKLTLDQAVAAHDAGTSPKLDVLRAQVDYQNIQQNLISAKNEFEKSKLALARAIGLPLAQEFQLTDRVPYAAFDQVDPQTAFEGALKTRKDLQASQEQVLAASAESRSAWAYQLPVASFTGDFGALGTTPGHSHSSYTATGQITMPILQIAKTKGQEEVASAQFEQARAKLSDQAQQINQDVRNSLLDIQAASKLVEATHSNVELANEALSEAQQRFHAGVSDNLPVSQAQSQTEQANDQYISALYQHNVAKLALARALGVAQTNYKDYLGGK
- the xylB gene encoding xylulokinase, producing the protein MILGIDVGTGGTRAVLIDRQGSILASHASEHAPVRSEHIGWAEQDPQDWWRATREAIAGVMAASESAGAEIEAVGLTGQMHGCVMLDADGEVLRSALIWADQRTQPQCDWLTEKIGFERLIELTCNPALPNFTLTKLLWVRDHQPEIFARIAHVLCPKDYVRYRLTGEFAMDMQEASGTLLLDVTNRRWSPEVAEAAGIPMEWLPRLFEGPEICARISTEGAAATGLAQGTPVAAGAGDQGAGAVGMGILSPGSVSATIGTSGVVFAATDAPTKDRLGRLHTFCHAAPGRWHVMGVTNGAGLSLRYFRDTFAPEIDYQKLSLEAATAPPGSDGLLWVPYLFGERTPHLDPNARAAFIGITASHTRGHFIRAVLEGVALSLRDTFTLFHELGVPIKAIRLGGGGARGPLWRQIQADVYGQPVELLEAEEGGAFGAALLAGTGIGVWPTVDAACAATIRVAQTIPPQNAEAMNAAYHQYRKIYPALRTIAKA
- a CDS encoding mandelate racemase/muconate lactonizing enzyme family protein, encoding MNTTRRRFITNTLSSGAIAGAIPTAARAQFLNAPRHGLPGTLKERYAKLDAILKQPVFKRELFADPVIIESIELLHNKKQYLCRVRSKDGHEGLSVSNAQQMEVLYPMFVKHIAPFFIGKDARDIEELIPAATVYENNYKAQGLAIWVPIATIEFAILDMFGKMAKKPIGLLIGDKIYNDRISVYQANGERDISAEETIDHLKRDVAISNAKAIKFKLGGRMSHAEYPVGRSEKLIPLVRKTFGDQMVISADSNGSYTPAEAIPIGKLMQEYKYAFYEEPVPFDWYEETRQVADALDIPIAGGEQEPSTHNFRWLIANGGLSIVQQDMFYFGGMIRCMQVARMANAFGKQCIPHISSTGLGYVYMMHFVSAISNSGPYHEFKEFNNELPYHCDTSSLRSDSNGVIQVPSGPGFGVDIDPDFLKKCSVLTG